A window from Manis javanica isolate MJ-LG chromosome 10, MJ_LKY, whole genome shotgun sequence encodes these proteins:
- the LOC140843774 gene encoding olfactory receptor 6C2-like: MRNHTSVTSFILLELTDDLQLQILIFIFLLITYLLSVTGNLSIIILTIVDSHLKTAMYFFLQNFSLEISLTSACIPRFLYSISTGDRTITYNACICQLFFTYVFGITEFFLLATMSFDRYVAICKPLHYMTIMSYRVCKRLVFCCWMTSLLIILPPLSLGLDLEFCASNVIDHFACDANPMLKISCSDTWLIEQMVIVGAVMTFLMTLVCVVLSYMYIIRTILRLPSAQQRTRAFSTCSSHIIVVSITYSSCIFVYIKPSAKDEMAINKGVSILTTSISPMLNPFIYTLRNKQVKQAFNDLVKRFKLLSKN; encoded by the coding sequence ATGAGAAACCACACATCTGTAACCAGTTTCATCCTTCTCGAATTGACAGATGACCTTCAGctacagattctgatttttatatttctactgatcACCTACTTGTTGAGTGTAACTGGAAACCTGAGCATCATCATCCTCACAATAGTGGATTCTCACCTTAAAACTGCGATgtacttttttctccaaaatttctcCTTAGAAATCTCGCTCACGTCTGCTTGCATTCCTAGATTCTTGTACAGTATATCGACAGGTGACAGGACTATTACATATAATGCTTGCATATGCCaacttttttttacatatgtttttggaataacagaattttttctcctggcCACCATGTCCTTTGATCGATAtgtagccatctgcaaacccctgcattacATGACTATTATGAGCTACAGGGTCTGCAAAAGGCTCGTCTTCTGCTGTTGGATGACTTCTTTGTTGATCATATTGCCACCACTCAGCTTGGGACTGGACCTGGAATTCTGTGCCTCTAATGTCATTGACCACTTTGCATGTGATGCTAACCCTATGCTGAAGATCTCATGCTCAGATACATGGCTCATAGAGCAGATGGTTATTGTCGGTGCTGTGATGACTTTCCTCATGACTCTGGTGTGTGTCGTTCTGTCCTACATGTACATCATCAGAACAATTCTaagactcccctctgcccagcagaggacAAGAGCCTTTTCTACCTGCTCATCCCACATTATTGTGGTTTCCATCACCTATAGCAGCtgcatctttgtttatatcaaacCTTCAGCAAAAGATGAAATGGCCATTAATAAGGGAGTATCTATACTcactacttccatttcccccatgctgaacccattcatttacactctgaggaacaaacaagtgaaacaaGCCTTTAATGACTTAGTCAAAAGATTTAAATTGCTCTCAAAGAATTAG